From Prochlorococcus sp. MIT 1223, the proteins below share one genomic window:
- a CDS encoding pentapeptide repeat-containing protein yields MFFELKIKSFLSLVMALLILFSIPLTSYALASFEKTGAGDEVPNYVRADITGFDLHGQDLSKSSIAGAVARDANFSDVDLHGTVLTLSDLKGANLKGINLTDTLSDRVNFQKTDLRDAILVNMIASGSSFAGARIEGADFTFAILDSDDQKNLCKIAEGINPITGVGTRESLECAADSSGGYKPAMPGA; encoded by the coding sequence ATGTTTTTTGAACTAAAAATAAAAAGCTTTCTTTCATTAGTCATGGCTTTACTGATTTTATTCAGTATTCCATTGACCTCTTATGCCCTTGCATCCTTTGAGAAAACTGGAGCAGGAGATGAAGTTCCTAATTATGTCCGTGCTGATATAACAGGCTTTGATTTGCACGGCCAAGATTTATCTAAATCTTCTATTGCTGGAGCAGTTGCGCGTGATGCAAATTTTAGTGACGTAGATTTGCATGGAACAGTTTTAACCCTTTCTGATCTGAAAGGAGCAAATTTAAAAGGAATAAATCTTACAGATACACTTTCTGATAGGGTCAACTTTCAAAAAACAGATCTAAGAGATGCGATTCTTGTAAATATGATTGCCTCAGGGAGCAGTTTTGCTGGTGCAAGAATTGAGGGTGCAGACTTTACTTTTGCAATCCTTGATAGTGATGACCAGAAAAATCTATGCAAAATAGCTGAGGGCATAAACCCCATAACAGGAGTTGGCACTAGAGAAAGCCTAGAGTGTGCGGCAGATTCCAGTGGGGGTTACAAACCTGCTATGCCCGGAGCCTAA
- a CDS encoding phenylpyruvate tautomerase MIF-related protein has protein sequence MPLIKIQTSLKSIDDSDKFLTALSSELAKSTGKPESYVMTILQTNIPMTFGGSNDPSCFIEIKSIGSLKPAEMSKSFCSLVSRATNIPSNRIYIAFEDVSPSKWGFNGNTFG, from the coding sequence ATGCCATTAATTAAAATTCAGACCTCGCTAAAGTCAATAGATGATTCTGATAAATTTTTAACGGCTCTCTCATCCGAACTAGCAAAATCAACTGGAAAGCCAGAGAGTTATGTGATGACAATTCTGCAAACAAATATTCCCATGACATTTGGAGGATCTAATGATCCTTCTTGTTTTATTGAAATAAAATCAATTGGATCATTAAAGCCTGCAGAAATGTCTAAATCCTTTTGCAGTTTAGTTTCTAGAGCCACAAATATTCCTTCAAATAGAATATACATTGCCTTTGAAGACGTAAGTCCAAGTAAATGGGGATTTAATGGAAATACCTTTGGATAA